One genomic window of Punica granatum isolate Tunisia-2019 chromosome 1, ASM765513v2, whole genome shotgun sequence includes the following:
- the LOC116202983 gene encoding pectinesterase inhibitor 10-like, protein MAKFCFFALIALLSVHLALSADPPQISPSPAAKLAVDSTPTIFPSKPTSSPAPALANAAHDSISSSPSLPPSDAAPASSPSTSPSPPSQSPC, encoded by the coding sequence ATGGCGAAGTTCTGCTTCTTCGCTCTCATTGCTCTCCTCTCCGTGCACCTCGCATTGTCCGCAGATCCGCCTCAAATCTCGCCCTCCCCTGCTGCCAAGCTCGCCGTCGACTCCACTCCAACCATCTTCCCTTCGAAGCCCACCTCTTCGCCGGCTCCCGCTCTTGCCAATGCTGCTCACGACTCGATCTCATCCTCGCCGTCGCTGCCTCCCTCGGATGCGGCTCCCGcctcttccccatccacatcccCCTCCCCTCCATCTCAATCTCCGTGTTAA
- the LOC116199952 gene encoding probable beta-1,4-xylosyltransferase IRX9H yields MASIRRTLSPYQDRHYQNGNAQLVEQLPNSHRLGKPSGDTQLFAALGVKVRRFLAVVFLGKSPRKSWWRSLTRYLLFFLAGFLLGMAPFGSENDLQAHDFSFEIKPTHVNAQLEDKLQEPQIRRDDLVVEHVHLEVKEDSTLGSGSREDGEFVPMKQLIVITPTYNRALQAYFLNRVGQVLRLVKPPLLWIVVEMNAASMETAEILRKSGVMYRHLVCKNNMTSVKDRGVHQRNTALEHIEFHRLDGIVYFADDDNIYSVELFEDLRQISRFGTWPVAMLAPGKNKAILEGPVCNGSQVIGWHTNEKSKRLRRYHVDMSGFAFNGTILWDPKRWRRPTLAPVRQLDTVKEGFQETTFIEQVVEDESQMEAVPPTCSRILNWHLHLGARGPYYPKGWLLPKNLDAVLPI; encoded by the exons ATGGCATCAATTAGGAGGACCCTCTCGCCATATCAAGACCGCCATTACCAGAACGGGAATGCGCAGCTCGTCGAGCAGTTGCCGAATTCTCACCGGCTCGGGAAGCCCTCCGGGGATACCCAGCTTTTTGCTGCACTTGGGGTGAAAGTCCGCAGATTCTTGGCTGTGGTTTTCCTCGGAAAGTCCCCGAGGAAGTCGTGGTGGAGATCCCTAACCCGGTATTTGCTGTTTTTCCTCGCTGGGTTTTTGCTGGGCATGGCCCCATTCGGGTCTGAGAATGATTTGCAGGCGCATGATTTCTCCTTCGAGATCAAGCCGACTCATGTAAATGCCCAACTGGAGGACAAGCTCCAAGAGCCCCAGATAAGGCGGGATGATTTAGTAGTCGAACATGTCCATCTTGAAGTGAAAGAAGACTCTACTCTCGGGTCAGGCTCCAGAGAGGACGGAGAATTCGTACCCATGAAACAGCTGATTGTGATCACGCCAACATATAACAGGGCACTGCAGGCTTACTTCCTTAATAGAGTCGGGCAGGTACTGAGGCTCGTGAAGCCGCCATTGCTGTGGATTGTGGTGGAGATGAATGCTGCGTCTATGGAGACGGCTGAGATTTTAAGGAAATCTGGTGTTATGTATAGGCATTTGGTGTGTAAAAATAACATGACCAGTGTCAAGGATAGGGGTGTGCATCAGCGGAACACTGCATTGGAGCACATTGAGTTCCATCGGCTTGATGGAATTGTATACTTTGCAGAcgatgataatatatattcggTGGAGTTGTTTGAGGACTTGAGGCAAATCAG TCGTTTTGGCACTTGGCCTGTTGCGATGCTTGCACCGGGTAAGAACAAGGCCATACTGGAAGGTCCAGTATGCAATGGGAGTCAGGTAATCGGGTGGCACACGAATGAGAAGAGTAAGCGACTTCGCCGCTACCATGTTGATATGTCTGGATTTGCTTTCAACGGCACGATTTTGTGGGACCCGAAAAGATGGCGCCGCCCCACCTTGGCCCCCGTAAGGCAGCTTGACACTGTGAAAGAAGGCTTTCAG GAGACTACTTTTATAGAACAAGTAGTGGAAGATGAAAGTCAAATGGAAGCAGTCCCTCCTACTTGCTCTAGAATATTGAATTGGCATCTTCATTTGGGAGCTCGAGGTCCTTACTACCCAAAAGGTTGGCTGCTTCCTAAGAACCTTGATGCCGTTCTCCCGATTTAG